One Cystobacter fuscus DSM 2262 DNA segment encodes these proteins:
- a CDS encoding cytochrome-c peroxidase — translation MKRNRLWLGVGLLSLGALSTSCSKEAPAPQAAPAPTAAPPAAPAPTAVAPEPPPRMAYAKLVSFFRPSASQAAVAKKDTPERIALGRMLFFEPRLSKNHDISCNTCHDLASFGVDGKATSPGHKGQMGNRNSPTVFHAAGHIAQFWDGRAATLEEQAAGPMLNPAEMAMPSEKHVLATLNSIPQYVKAFKTAFPGDKKPVSVTNVARSLAAFERELLTTARFDKYLAGDEQALSEQERRGLNLFAGSGCTTCHNGPSVGGTSFQKLGLIEDYPTEDKGRFDVTNDEEDMHKFRVPTLRNVEKTGPWFHDGSVKDLATAVRLMGKHQLGMTLSDSEVDDIVAFLKSLTGELPGPDLLAPPELPPSTASTPKPDPT, via the coding sequence ATGAAGCGCAATCGGCTCTGGCTGGGCGTGGGACTCTTGTCCCTGGGTGCCCTCTCCACTTCTTGCAGCAAGGAGGCCCCCGCGCCCCAGGCCGCGCCGGCCCCCACCGCCGCGCCCCCGGCCGCGCCGGCCCCCACCGCCGTGGCGCCGGAGCCCCCACCGCGGATGGCCTACGCGAAGCTCGTCTCCTTCTTCCGCCCCTCGGCCTCCCAGGCCGCCGTGGCGAAGAAGGACACCCCGGAGCGCATCGCCCTGGGGCGCATGCTCTTCTTCGAGCCGCGCCTGTCGAAGAACCACGACATCTCCTGCAACACCTGCCACGACCTGGCCTCCTTCGGCGTGGACGGCAAGGCCACGTCCCCGGGACACAAGGGGCAGATGGGCAACCGCAACTCGCCCACCGTCTTCCACGCCGCCGGCCACATCGCCCAGTTCTGGGACGGCCGCGCCGCCACCCTGGAGGAGCAGGCCGCGGGGCCCATGCTCAACCCGGCGGAGATGGCCATGCCCAGCGAGAAGCACGTGCTGGCCACGCTCAACTCCATTCCCCAGTACGTGAAGGCCTTCAAGACGGCCTTCCCGGGGGACAAGAAGCCCGTGAGCGTCACCAACGTCGCGCGCTCCCTGGCCGCCTTCGAGCGCGAGCTGCTCACCACCGCTCGCTTCGACAAGTACCTCGCCGGCGACGAGCAGGCCCTGAGCGAGCAGGAGCGGCGCGGGCTCAACCTCTTCGCCGGCTCCGGCTGCACCACGTGCCACAACGGCCCCTCCGTGGGCGGCACCTCCTTCCAGAAGCTCGGCCTCATCGAGGACTACCCCACCGAGGACAAGGGCCGCTTCGACGTGACGAACGACGAGGAGGACATGCACAAGTTCCGCGTGCCCACCCTGCGCAACGTGGAGAAGACCGGCCCCTGGTTCCATGACGGCTCGGTCAAGGACCTGGCCACCGCGGTGCGCCTCATGGGCAAGCACCAGCTCGGCATGACCCTGAGCGACTCCGAGGTGGACGACATCGTCGCCTTCCTCAAGAGCCTCACCGGCGAGCTGCCCGGGCCCGATCTGCTCGCGCCCCCGGAGCTGCCGCCCAGCACCGCCAGCACCCCCAAGCCGGATCCCACCTAA
- a CDS encoding TIGR02265 family protein, producing MGSEADTGVSMMLGSEEELQARLALTGPGDVARGIFMNSLLDLLRQFGDEELLHQCLALGGEQRFLEFFNYPLSTWLKMAYPAARRMSEKYGDFSAAMWEMGYQASKAFYASSAGKVLVLLARNDPLRLLNNMPSTTHAVLGDNTGIDQMKRTGQSHGILSYKRDLVPRPFNEGALHASLEAVGAKEVSVHARALGPYDTDYELSWS from the coding sequence ATGGGTAGCGAAGCCGATACTGGAGTCTCGATGATGCTCGGCTCGGAAGAGGAGTTGCAGGCGCGTCTGGCCCTCACGGGACCGGGGGACGTGGCGCGTGGCATCTTCATGAACAGCCTGTTGGACCTGCTGCGCCAGTTCGGCGACGAGGAACTGCTGCACCAGTGCCTCGCGCTGGGCGGCGAGCAGCGCTTCCTGGAGTTCTTCAACTACCCGCTGAGCACCTGGCTGAAGATGGCCTACCCCGCGGCGCGGCGCATGAGCGAGAAGTACGGGGACTTCTCGGCGGCCATGTGGGAGATGGGCTACCAGGCCTCCAAGGCCTTCTACGCCTCGAGCGCCGGAAAGGTGCTGGTGCTGCTGGCGCGCAATGATCCCCTTCGGCTGCTCAACAACATGCCCTCCACCACGCACGCGGTGCTGGGGGACAACACGGGCATCGATCAGATGAAGCGCACGGGCCAGTCGCACGGCATCCTCTCCTACAAGCGCGACCTGGTGCCCCGCCCGTTCAACGAGGGCGCGCTGCACGCGTCGCTCGAGGCCGTGGGCGCCAAGGAAGTGTCGGTGCATGCGCGCGCGCTGGGACCCTACGATACGGACTACGAGCTGTCCTGGTCGTGA